In Schizosaccharomyces osmophilus chromosome 2, complete sequence, the following proteins share a genomic window:
- the hus1 gene encoding checkpoint clamp complex protein Hus1, producing the protein MRFKTRISNLYTLTRLVQALDRIGKFCWLRLMPETVNFIIIPDFRMTQVWAVLEVETIFEEYVVQSNADNVINLEIPVDNLYRALRSAANASDSTIRLSKKNNQPLLSLSTTWSGRAFGSNVVTHNIPIRVLSHSYVSAIKEPTAPEPDCHIFFPSLNVIRQVADKYKNMSDRVIISANMSGELQLSVSTPAAKVTTRWKDLENPELDPSQVDDVNRHPSQTRNPKEFVHMRLDAKDLVNMLRISSVARRVIACFCEGHALVLYVYITDPEDEHTAVLTYYISTYVD; encoded by the exons ATGAGATTTAAAACAAGAATCAGCAACTTATACACTCTTACAC GTTTGGTACAGGCGCTGGACAGAATTGGAAAGTTTTGTTGGCTACGACTGATGCCAGAAACTgtaaattttataattataCCTGATTTTCGAATGACACAGGTTTGGGC AGTTTTGGAAGTG GAAACTATATTCGAAGAATATGTTGTTCAAAGTAATGCCGACAATGTAATCAACTTGGAGATACCTGTCGATAACTTATATAGAGCTCTGCGTTCAGCGGCAAATGCTAGCGATTCTACCATCAGGCTTTCtaagaaaaataatcagCCCTTGTTATCTTTGTCTACGACTTGGAGCGGGCGTGCATTTGGGTCAAACGTTGTGACACATAATATCCCAATCCGCGTTTTATCGCATTCATATGTGTCTGCAATTAAAGAGCCTACAGCTCCTGAACCAGATTGTCATATATTTTTCCCGAGCTTAAACGTAATTAGACAGGTGGCCgataaatacaaaaacatGTCGGATCGAGTCATTATTTCAGCCAACATGTCTGGGGAACTACAGCTTTCAGTATCGACACCTGCAGCAAAAGTGACCACTAGATGGAAAGATCTTGAAAATCCAGAGCTGGATCCTTCGCAAGTAGACGATGTCAATCGGCATCCTTCTCAAACTCGAAATCCTAAAGAATTTGTGCACATGCGACTCGATGCGAAAGATTTAGTGAATATGCTTCGGATTTCTAGTGTAGCTAGAAGAGTTATAGCAT GCTTCTGCGAAGGGCATGCGCTTGTATTATATGTGTACATTACAGATCCTGAAGATGAGCACACTGCTGTGCTTACCTACTATATCAGTACTTATGTTGACTAA
- the hri1 gene encoding eIF2 alpha kinase Hri1 — protein sequence MLSPSRNAHDSYSSYGKNKNRQALSAYGSNGSVQLNKQKAPKITCKLLLLSLLESICKLSQKNPENSQNMFLYIAYSLRNSGLVDDEFSKDYEAIRVAYSGALHELLAQAHNANISHVPNEQLLSLNKPSSFMSSLSNESAYSTCEEPFESAPFPDSVDAFANIVNHVSSHSDVSDSTFLKNSPLNLSRLEDYLSPNSSNFEKLYNVQKSRYSSDFEELELLGKGGYGYVYKARNKFDGVDYALKKIPLTLRSLSSSNMFRESRILARLNHPNIIRFYSSWVEIEPYHHNDPAEFDSTCTEDLLGSRSNDSNGADNLLFDIETDSLNHGYSNTNSVQVVFEEDSYVKKIDPSFSTKQSTCSLAALFSGYKDTEPEYSKSHSFEKSFADDDFLYYGKENRSERLDKFSLSSKNENSMTHDVPCFDQRPICLYIQMALCEETLEIHLNKRNKHFRGMLPKNLRNRYILLFSRILEGVMYLHNVMDLVHHDLKPRNIFLSSSASSEQGSVRLPCFTGKPLVENEPFENRFFVPKIGDFGLVLSQSDVGESSEENGGFYFAGTHTYAAPEMLSRHMKAQSIKNSTAIDVYALGILFFELLYPFGTRMERVSLINNLKKGLLPEEFLEQMPGEASLILSMLSSPAKRPTAAQILKTPIFSNMAVNELHLYEALLDDAQQQNKTLKKELEAMKMRMDSTSN from the exons ATGCTTAGTCCATCAAGGAACGCCCATGATTCTTATTCTTCCTACGGAAAGAATAAGAATCGGCAAGCATTATCAGCATATGGAAGTAATGGGTCTGTTCAATTGAACAAGCAAAAGGCCCCAAAGATTACTT GCAAATTGCTCCTTCTTTCCCTTCTTGAGAGTATTTGCA AATTGTCCCAAAAGAACCCGGAAAACTCGCAAAATATGTTCTTGTATATCGCCTATTCCTTGCGCAACTCGGGTTTAGTAGACGATGAATTTTCCAAGGATTATGAAGCAATTCGAGTAGCATATTCAGGTGCTCTTCATGAACTTTTAGCACAAGCTCACAATGCTAATATTTCCCATGTTCCCAATGAACAGCTTCTTTCCCTGAATAAACCTTCTTCATTTATGAGTTCCTTATCAAATGAATCTGCTTATTCCACTTGCGAAGAACCTTTTGAATCAGCTCCTTTTCCGGATTCTGTGGATGCATTTGCCAATATTGTCAATCACGTGTCCTCCCACTCAGACGTTTCGGATAgtacttttttgaagaattctCCTCTAAATCTCTCTAGATTAGAGGATTATTTATCGCCAAACAGCtccaattttgaaaaactttaCAATGTTCAGAAATCTCGCTATTCTTCTGATTTCGAAGAACTTGAATTACTTGGTAAAGGTGGCTACGGTTACGTGTACAAG GCACGTAACAAATTTGACGGTGTTGATTatgctttaaaaaagattccCCTTACATTAAGGTCGctatcttcttcaaatatgtTCCGTGAGTCTCGAATTTTGGCTCGCCTTAATCATCCGAACATCATTCGCTTCTATTCTAGCTGGGTTGAGATTGAACCTTATCATCACAACGATCCTGCTGAGTTCGATTCTACTTGCACGGAAGACTTGCTAGGTTCACGAAGTAATGATTCGAATGGCGCTGATAATCTTTTATTCGATATAGAAACTGATTCTTTAAATCATGGTTACTCAAATACCAATTCCGTTCAGGTGGTCTTCGAAGAAGATTCTTACGTGAAAAAAATCGACCCATCTTTTTCAACGAAGCAATCGACTTGTAGTTTGGCGGCTTTGTTTTCTGGTTATAAAGACACTGAGCCAGAATATTCTAAAAGCCATTCTTTTGAGAAATCGTTTGCTGACGATGACTTTCTATATTATGGAAAAGAGAACCGTTCTGAAAGGCTTGATAAATTCTCCCTGTCATCTAAGAACGAGAATTCAATGACGCATGATGTCCCTTGCTTTGATCAGAGGCCTATTTGCCTTTACATTCAAATGGCTTTGTGTGAAGAAACACTCGAAATTCAcctaaacaaaagaaataagcACTTTCGGGGTATGCTTCCAAAAAACCTTCGTAATCGATACATTTTGCTGTTTTCTAGAATACTGGAGGGTGTTATGTATCTTCATAACGTTATGGATTTGGTTCATCACGATTTGAAGCCAAGGAACATTTTTCTATCTTCAAGTGCTTCATCCGAACAAGGCTCGGTTCGTCTGCCCTGTTTTACCGGGAAACCTCTAGTTGAGAACGaaccttttgaaaatagaTTTTTTGTCCCAAAAATTGGTGATTTTGGCTTGGTGCTCTCGCAATCAGATGTTGGGGAGTCGTCTGAAGAAAACGGGGGATTCTATTTTGCTGGCACCCATACTTATGCCGCACCAGAGATGTTGTCAAGGCATATGAAAGCTCAATCTATTAAGAATAGTACCGCGATTGACGTTTACGCTCTTGGAATCTTGTTCTTTGAACTTTTGTATCCATTTGGTACCCGCATGGAAAGGGTTTCTTTGATTaacaatttgaaaaagggTCTTCTTCCTGAAGAATTTCTCGAGCAAATGCCTGGGGAGGCAAGTCTTATACTGTCCATGCTAAGCAGTCCAGCGAAAAGACCTACCGCTGCACAAATACTGAAGACCCCTATTTTTAGCAATATGGCGGTCAATGAACTTCACCTGTATGAAGCTCTTTTGGATGATGCTCAGCAACAAAACAAgactttaaagaaagagctGGAAGCTATGAAAATGAGGATGGACAGTACTTCCAATTGA
- the caf16 gene encoding CCR4-Not complex ATPase subunit Caf16 produces the protein MDLIEVSNLSYTFSPEFPLSLDHVSINLPRGSRTLLVGANGAGKSTLLRLLAGKSLAKAGNVSVFGNDPFRESKSTVVHLGTEWVNNPVVHRDMIVARLIASVGGDVFPERRDMLISILDIDLRWRMHAISDGERRRVQLCMGLLRPFDLLLLDEVTVDLDVLARSDLLSFLSSETETRKATIVYATHIFDGLAKWPTHLVHMSQGKIVDSGPVSNFPEIQSVTNTGNSALLETCLTWIKEDIKVRGSRENEKRSTWQDVQDTFKTGTDVFTDYFKISRAR, from the exons ATGGATCTTATTGAAGTCTCCAATCTTTCCTACACATTTTCACCAGAATTTCCATTGAGCCTTGATCATGTATCAATAAATCTTCCTCGAGGATCTAGGACACTGCTTGTTGGTGCGAATGGTGCCG GTAAATCAACTTTATTGCGTCTTTTAGCTGGAAAGTCTCTAGCAAAGGCCGGAAATGTGTCAGTATTTGGCAATGATCCTTTTCGAGAATCCAAAAGTACTGTTGTGCATCTCGGAACAG AATGGGTCAATAATCCAGTCGTTCACCGAGATATGATAGTTGCTCGACTCATTGCATCTGTCGGTGGTGATGTATTTCCTGAACGCCGCGATATGCTGATTTCCATCCTAGACATTGATCTTCGATGGAGAATGCATGCAATATCCGATGGTGAACGACGTCGTGTCCAGCTTTGCATGGGACTTTTAAGACCGTTCGACCTCCTTTTGTTGGATGAAGTTACTGTTGATCTCGACGTACTTGCTCGTTCTGATCTTCTGTCATTCCTTTCCTCAGAAACTGAAACGAGAAAGGCAACCATTGTTTACGCCACCCATATTTTTGATGGTTTAGCCAAGTGGCCTACACATTTGGTACACATGTCTCAAGGAAAGATCGTCGATTCAGGCCCAGTATCAAACTTTCCAGAAATCCAATCTGTTACCAATACGGGAAACAGCGCCTTGTTAGAGACGTGTTTGACTTGGATAAAAGAGGATATCAAGGTCCGTGGATCTCgtgaaaacgaaaagcgCAGCACCTGGCAAGATGTACAGGATACTTTCAAAACAGGCACAGACGTTTTTACTGATTATTTTAAAATCTCTCGTGCAAGATGA
- the fus1 gene encoding formin Fus1 yields MGNNEIRISKPIIKEGSIHSITDGPPNDTFATSPKESSAKSINSKRAKQWKLKADDIYSNWSLASSFLSIENRNTIDSVNSSETPQRNTMTESRFLDAVDIHQKCPNDPNLVDELFLEVVTTLKKENKETYSSFFYDPKVSLSMENKWAFITNYLVKKNKVLAIKCNESETATKCAVASYIEKLLDKMPKCRHVESLVVALRTESVTWVRTFLMMDGQDLLLKILNDFHDLKYSKILDANLELAVLKCIRCLMNHEEGISYYVDKEHMIEPVLQCLLTSKLSVRKTSAEILTFFCYWNNPVGINIVLRGIELLSSKNKNPVDILPLWLHHWEIAIDNRGKLGSLVGAGKDAREEGIRYNQMVLEFCVSQMLLINAFQENFTTREMLYQFNQTIKNSRFQRILKKMSTLRNPEIEKQVQKYYYVVENAFTDFKSISNEHDLGSSVLKIFDNEDLNGLLKQFLKHFFKLVKTNKAPSRIIKLLDCYVLSLQPFFESTFASQVDRLHEEMTTDRFFQKNDANDSTTDRKSTQFRASRSETATPDAMYAPANGTISSVIGKGLKEMEKSYNNLKKGYEADLTSIADSLISLFPEKFLSLHGNENEVVSILKKMAREGNVGKTASPYESSNNSLERLEERETVNDPIGTGRLKKKELEPTDDLLKQRKEPSNHFGILNPILRATSKQTRSLQRNRSSKCMNSGKGIDLSKANSIAFKAEPVSAVSIQSFDVHMNINEGPSGISDKLDSLSPIVYFRRSPDASKSPGEIEQVTEESKDTNTTSALPNKPEQKQVDSIPAPPIPPPAPPLPPVQTSQAKKNDAKFPTNNSLKIPDGFEIKDITTKDIFNGTVEKNSLAGKEMPHWKLYYSPSKRLKQLHWKNLEVPIERTLWNRPLADPFVLSIKLDCDGILGNLENCFAMREVKKLKKKSSSTDGFMPPELQQYFGIRLHRFIYLSSFEIASKFYYCDSDIVELIDFFVDRKLFCQDALKKNLSTFRTAWDNGAPNYHMNLHQLTKWEQVYVLVIIDIENYYEKRMKSLKVMTVLDQSHRDLQKQIRKIHCTLLDIKTSTNLKYLLNLILLLGNYMNDVPRQRQGFKIDSLQRLSMIKNEENGLTLLHTFEGIVRKCFPELEEFLHDLANVPEVVKVNFEQLEHDCLNLEQLVKEVEEDFSENGALSERKILHPNDRIREVIAPWIPSAKSITGKLKSDLMSMKETFECTLTMFGENPDSLACGSYFFESLHDFLKEYNKVKQANLKFEEEERIAHVRLKALEATGKKELMQSTLQETTKDESAIMDNLLEKLKSGKCDVSRLVDYEEELLALDFPQSRNEASQDPNGSMNPLTKRPKTVVLKAQNMLKQLK; encoded by the coding sequence ATGGGGAATAATGAGATTCGAATATCCAAACCCATAATTAAGGAAGGTTCAATTCATTCAATCACGGACGGTCCGCCAAATGATACATTTGCGACTTCACCGAAGGAAAGTAGTGCCAAATCaatcaattcaaaaagagcAAAACAGTGGAAGTTGAAAGCTGATGATATATATTCAAATTGGTCACTTGCTTCATCATTTCTGAGTATTGAGAACAGAAATACTATTGATTCTGTGAACAGCTCAGAAACACCTCAAAGGAATACTATGACCGAATCAAGATTCCTTGATGCCGTGGATATTCACCAGAAGTGTCCAAATGATCCTAATTTGGTTGATGAACTATTTTTAGAAGTGGTTACtactttaaaaaaagaaaataaggAAACGTattcctctttcttttatgaCCCAAAGGTATCCTTGTCCATGGAAAATAAATGGGCATTTATAACAAATTACCTCgttaaaaagaataaagtGCTCGCCATTAAATGCAATGAGTCCGAGACTGCGACGAAATGTGCAGTCGCATCTTACATTGAAAAGCTGTTAGACAAAATGCCGAAGTGTAGACATGTAGAGTCCCTAGTGGTCGCTCTTCGCACTGAATCTGTTACTTGGGTGCGtacttttttaatgatgGATGGTCAGGATCTTTTACTTAAGATTCTGAATGACTTTCATGATTTAAAATACTCCAAAATCTTAGATGCCAACCTGGAGTTAGCCGTTTTAAAATGTATCCGTTGCTTAATGAATCATGAAGAAGGAATCTCCTACTATGTAGACAAAGAACACATGATAGAGCCCGTTCTTCAATGTCTATTAACGTCCAAGTTATCCGTTAGGAAAACGTCCGCTGAAATACTgacctttttttgttaCTGGAATAATCCAGTAGGCATTAACATTGTCTTACGAGGCATCGAATTATTATCGtcgaaaaacaaaaatccCGTAGATATCTTACCGCTATGGCTGCATCATTGGGAGATTGCAATCGATAACAGAGGAAAGCTTGGAAGTCTTGTCGGTGCTGGAAAAGACGCCCGGGAAGAAGGTATTCGGTATAACCAAATGGTTCTTGAGTTTTGTGTGTCTCAGATGTTGCTCATCAATGCTTTTCAGGAAAACTTCACTACGAGAGAGATGTTATACCAATTCAATCaaacaattaaaaattCTCGGTTTCAACGTATacttaaaaaaatgagtACTTTAAGAAATCCGGAAATTGAGAAACAGGTACAAAAGTATTACTATGTTGTTGAAAATGCTTTTACCGACTTCAAATCTATATCAAATGAGCATGATTTAGGCTCTTCTGTGCTTAAAATATTTGATAATGAAGACTTGAACGGTCTTCTTAAACAATTCCTCaaacattttttcaaactggTTAAAACTAACAAAGCTCCTTCTCGAATAATTAAACTTCTAGATTGCTACGTTTTAAGCCTTCaaccattttttgaaagcacTTTTGCTTCTCAAGTTGATAGACTGCATGAGGAAATGACTACCGATAGGttttttcagaagaatGATGCTAACGATTCTACAACCGACCGAAAATCAACACAATTCCGTGCCTCTAGAAGTGAAACTGCAACGCCAGACGCTATGTATGCTCCTGCTAATGGTACAATCTCTTCGGTCATTGGAAAGGGACTCaaggaaatggaaaaaagctataataatttgaaaaaaggcTATGAGGCCGACTTGACTTCGATAGCGGATTCTTTGATTAGTCTGTTTCCGGAAAAATTCTTAAGTCTTCATGGCaatgaaaacgaagttGTTTCCatactaaaaaaaatggcGAGAGAAGGAAACGTTGGGAAGACTGCCTCTCCGTATGAAAGTTCTAACAATTCATTAGAACGGTTGGAAGAACGAGAAACTGTCAATGACCCCATAGGAACAGGTCGcctaaagaagaaagagcttGAACCGACCGACGATTTACtaaagcaaagaaaggagCCCTCCAATCATTTCGGCATCTTAAATCCTATTTTACGTGCAACTTCTAAACAAACTAGATCATTGCAACGCAACCGATCTAGTAAATGTATGAATTCGGGTAAAGGTATCGATTTATCAAAGGCCAATTCTATCGCATTTAAAGCTGAGCCTGTATCCGCTGTATCTATCCAATCTTTCGATGTTCATATGAACATAAACGAGGGCCCTAGTGGTATCAGTGATAAATTGGATAGTCTAAGTCCTATAGTTTATTTTCGCCGAAGTCCAGATGCTAGCAAGTCGCCTGGCGAGATTGAACAAGTAACTGAAGAATCAAAGGATACGAATACAACGAGTGCTTTACCAAACAAACCAGAACAGAAACAAGTTGATTCAATTCCTGCTCCACCTATCCCTCCGCCAGCTCCTCCTTTACCCCCAGTGCAGACGTcccaagcaaaaaaaaatgatgcTAAATTTCCCACTAATAATTCTCTAAAGATTCCTGATGGCTTTGAAATTAAAGATATTACCACGAAAGATATTTTTAATGGTACGGTCGAGAAAAACAGTTTAgcaggaaaagaaatgccGCACTGGAAGTTATATTATTCACCTTCCAAACGACTTAAACAACTGCACtggaaaaatttggaaGTACCAATAGAGCGTACTCTATGGAACAGACCTCTAGCTGATCCATTTGTTTTAAGTATTAAATTAGACTGTGATGGCATTTTGGGTAACCTTGAAAATTGCTTTGCTATGAGAGAAGTCaaaaagctgaagaaaaaaagttcttCTACTGACGGCTTTATGCCTCCCGAATTGCAACAGTACTTTGGAATTCGATTGCATAgatttatttacttatCTTCATTTGAAATTGCTTCCAAGTTTTATTACTGTGATTCTGACATAGTGGAATTGATTGATTTCTTTGTGGATAGAAAGCTGTTCTGTCAAGAtgcattgaaaaaaaacctttctACTTTCCGTACTGCTTGGGATAATGGTGCACCTAATTATCATATGAATTTGCATCAACTTACGAAATGGGAACAAGTATATGTACTAGTAATAATTGATATTGAGAATTATTATGAGAAGAGGATGAAGTCTCTAAAGGTTATGACTGTTCTTGACCAAAGTCATCGGgatttacaaaagcaaataagGAAAATTCATTGCACTTTACTTGATATAAAGACGAGTACAAATCTCAAATATCTCTTGAACTTGATATTACTTCTAGGAAATTATATGAACGACGTTCCTAGGCAAAGGCAAGGATTCAAAATCGACAGTTTACAGCGATTAAGCATGATCAAGAACGAAGAAAACGGCTTGACATTACTGCATACTTTTGAAGGTATCGTTCGTAAATGTTTCCCCGAGCTAGAAGAATTTCTTCACGATTTGGCGAATGTTCCGGAAGTTGTGAAAGTTAATTTTGAGCAACTAGAGCATGACTGCTTGAACCTTGAACAGTTAGTTaaagaagttgaagaagattttTCTGAGAATGGTGCACTGTCTGAAAGGAAAATTCTGCATCCCAATGATCGTATTCGTGAAGTAATAGCACCATGGATACCTTCAGCAAAAAGTATTACGGGAAAGTTGAAATCAGACCTTATGTCGATGAAGGAGACTTTTGAGTGTACTTTAACCATGTTTGGTGAAAACCCTGATAGTCTAGCCTGCGGAAGctacttttttgaaagtctTCATGATTTTCTGAAGGAATATAATAAAGTAAAACAGGCGAATCTGaagtttgaagaagaagaacgaATTGCTCATGTACGATTAAAGGCTTTGGAAGCTACGGGTAAAAAAGAGTTGATGCAAAGCACTTTACAAGAAACGACTAAAGATGAAAGTGCCATAATGGATAATCTCTTGGAAAAGCTGAAATCAGGAAAGTGTGATGTATCACGTCTTGTTGACTATGAGGAAGAGCTTTTGGCTTTAGATTTTCCTCAAAGCCGAAATGAAGCTAGCCAAGATCCGAATGGATCAATGAATCCGCTTACTAAACGTCCAAAGACGGTTGTTTTGAAAGCTCAAAACATGCTGAAACAATTAAAATAA
- the shf1 gene encoding histone H2B-K119 ubiquitin ligase complex (HULC) subunit Shf1, with amino-acid sequence MSKRDDYRHEKNEHYHHRSVNEKGGSAYESGFRTYHPNRPRSRPSYESRFSSSNTRDFDNHHHQFHPNSSSGNRFHDSDIHTGANNDQQTPLIKLPDAGLASQLKSTKKAWQDASNNVSNFEHEFLQQKYFWEKVRPDVFREQLRSNTAEKSLDDFVNSVNI; translated from the coding sequence ATGAGTAAACGGGATGACTACCgtcatgaaaaaaatgaacattACCATCACCGATCGGTGAATGAAAAGGGTGGTTCAGCTTATGAAAGTGGTTTCCGGACATATCATCCCAATAGGCCAAGGTCACGACCTAGCTATGAATCACggttttcttcttctaatacTCGAGACTTCGATAACCATCatcatcaatttcatccaaattCTAGTTCTGGAAATCGCTTCCATGACTCTGACATACATACTGGAGCGAATAATGACCAACAAACCCCTTTAATAAAGCTTCCTGATGCTGGGTTGGCAAGTCAATTAAAATCCACGAAAAAAGCCTGGCAAGATGCCTCTAATAACGTTTCTAATTTTGAACATGAGTTTCTGCAGCAGAAGTATTTTTGGGAAAAAGTTCGCCCGGACGTTTTTCGCGAACAACTGAGAAGTAATACTGCTGAGAAAAGCTTAGACGATTTTGTCAATAGTGTGAACATTTaa